A part of Miscanthus floridulus cultivar M001 chromosome 6, ASM1932011v1, whole genome shotgun sequence genomic DNA contains:
- the LOC136460911 gene encoding uncharacterized protein: MRGRGSGGGRTRSLPRRDSPAARSLRGVAAANGGGASARLPLTQRRGPRARCAAWQQRRRVLSNDPDADQRGKRASMSGVAAAAAHSLACPPTRQARPRARMRGVAAANGGGASARLPLTQRRGQRALACAAVAAAAARARLASSQAGGARAARGGPRRRGLAGAELSVLASSARGAAEPAWGAARCHSLAVAELYVVSSPE, encoded by the coding sequence ATGCGCGggcgtggcagcggcggcgggcgcACTCGCTCGCTGCCCCGACGCGACAGCCCGGCCGCGCGCTCGCTGCGTGGCGTGGCAGCGGCCAACGGCGGCGGCGCAAGTGCTCGCCTACCCCTGACGCAACGGCGCGGCCCGCGCGCTCGCTGCGCGGcgtggcagcagcggcggcgcgtgCTTAGCAATGACCCTGACGCAGACCAGCGCGGCAAGCGCGCGAGCATGAGCggcgtggcagcggcggcggcgcactcGCTCGCCTGCCCCCCGACGCGACAGGCCCGGCCGCGCGCTCGCATGCGTGGCGTGGCAGCGGCCAACGGCGGCGGCGCAAGTGCTCGCCTACCCCTGACGCAACGGCGCGGCCAGCGCGCGCTCGCCTGCGCGGCcgtggcagcagcggcggcgcgtgCTCGCTTGGCAAGCTCACAGGCCGGCGGCGCCAGAGCAGCACGGGGTGGACCTCGTCGGCGCGGGCTCGCCGGTGCTGAGCTTAGCGTATTAGCTTCCTCGGCGCGAGGAGCAGCTGAGCCGGCGTGGGGAGCAGCTCGCTGCCACAGTCTCGCCGTTGCAGAGCTTTATGTTGTGTCTTCCCCGGAGTGA